A single window of Colletotrichum higginsianum IMI 349063 chromosome 8, whole genome shotgun sequence DNA harbors:
- a CDS encoding ABC-2 type transporter — translation MPALGLLGPDATLAEPYVANFDSDTTRTAPSDIEENVEEEIQDLAKRLTSLSHGDRHSLFPEPSDPAIDPNNPDFNARKWAAAFYKLQTRALLGNAPNTVGLAFSNLQVYGLGTTMDYQKTVGNFFLEAAALASWILPSRKKQRIDILHGLEGVIHSGEMLAVLGPPGSGCTTLLKTIAGETHGFYVADGATLNYQGISSEEMQTTFKGEAIYTAEFDHHFPFLTVGETLYFAARARCPQIMDLPDGISKHQYAEHLRDVVMALLGISHTKNTRVGDDFVRGVSGGERKRVSIAEAVLSYAPLQCWDNSTRGLDSANAIEFCRTLRMQADVFGCSSAVAIYQAPQEAYDLFDKVIVLYEGRQIFFGKSPDAQAYFEGLGFQCPEQKTTADFLTSMTSFSERVVRPDWEGPTPPRSPDEFARAWQDSQHRQRLLVEIDKFEHEFPFGGDTHKQFSATRRAHQSKRQRPSSPYTLSFLQQINLNLWRSFKLLISEPWMTITMLTTNFFESLIISSIFYNLSPTASSMYQRLLVIFYSILINAMGSILEILTLYGKRKIVEKHARYALYHPSAEAVAAMVVDVPYKLLNSLFINVPIYFMANLRRESAGPFFFFLLISFSVTLSMSMIFRFLGSVTKTASQALAPSTVILLALMLFSGFAIPQTYLKDWIGWIRWINPVYYAQESLALNEFVGRDFSCSEFVPGGPGYDTSSIQPNERVCDVGGAVPGVNYVDGGDHLRVVYDFVDSHRWRNFGILIAITVFFMLFYLVAVELVSSERSKGEVLVFRRRALKNVKKGSDDNEALGGNPPRPAVQKVDDSDSPDLAKQTSFFHWKDVCYDVQVKGETRRILSNVDGWVKPRSLTALMGVSGAGKTSLLDVLASRVTMGVVSGEMLVDGRIRDSSFQRKTGYVTQQDLHLPTATVREALSFSALLRQPQKYSREEKLAYVDTVIDLLGMQEYAEAVIGELGEGLNVEQRKRLTIGVELVARPQLLLFLDEPTSGLDSQTSWSVCDLMEKLTKSGQAILCTIHQPSASLFQRFDRLLLLARGGRTVYFGDIGKNSHVLLDYFSRNGAPDLQPGSNPAEHMLEVIGAAPNAHTDIDWPTVWRESPEYQAVQKELKRLSEHTDEKDSRTATEDNDQSAYAEFAAGFRVQIHEVTKRVFQQYWRSPSYILSKSILTSGSALFIGLTLVGGSNTERGLRNQMFGVFIFLAMFGQVVQQIMPLFVSQRTMYEARERPAKSYSWKAFLAANIIVEMFWNSIMAVLSFLFWYYPIRLDRNAAWTDAVHSRAATLFLICWAFFLFSSTFAHLMIAGLGSAEVAGGIMNLFFILMFAFCGVLAGPNELPGFWIFMYRVNPFTYIMEGFLTVGLANAPVTCSPTELLVFSAPSGSSCGDYMAEYIGNAGGYLIDGNASECQFCGMADTNAFLSGMNMSFENRWRDFGFVWAFCVFNVAAAAFLYWVARVPRNDFKKK, via the exons ATGCCAGCTCTTGGGTTGCTGGGTCCAGATGCGACCCTAGCTGAGCCTTATGTTGCCAACTTTGATTCCGACACGACTCGCACCGCCCCGTCAGACATCGAAGAAAacgtcgaggaagagatCCAAGACTTGGCCAAGCGTCTGACCTCATTATCTCATGGAGATCGCCACTCATTGTTTCCTGAGCCCTCCGACCCGGCCATCGACCCCAATAACCCGGACTTCAACGCTCGGAAGTGGGCTGCGGCATTCTACAAGCTCCAGACCAGAGCTCTTCTCGGTAACGCACCGAACACGGTTGGCCTGGCTTTCAGCAACTTACAGGTTTATGGACTGGGCACCACCATGGACTACCAAAAGACAGTTGGGAACTTCTTCTTGGAGGCTGCAGCGCTGGCTTCGTGGATTCTACCATCGAGGAAAAAGCAGCGGATCGATATCTTGCACGGTCTGGAGGGCGTTATCCATAGCGGGGAAATGCTCGCCGTCCTGGGACCTCCGGGGTCTGGCTGCACGACTCTGTTGAAAACCATCGCGGGCGAGACACACGGCTTCTACGTAGCCGACGGCGCGACGCTCAACTACCAAGGAATCTCAAGCGAGGAGATGCAGACGACTTTCAAAGGAGAGGCCATTTACACGGCAGAATTCGACCATCACTTCCCCTTCCTGACTGTTGGCGAGACTCTCTACTTCGCTGCTCGGGCCCGCTGCCCTCAGATCATGGATCTTCCAGACGGCATCTCGAAGCACCAGTACGCTGAGCACCTTCGCGATGTCGTCATGGCGCTTCTCGGCATCTCCCATACCAAAAACACCCGGGTCGGAGACGACTTTGTGCGCGGCGTGAGcggaggggaaaggaagcGGGTCAGCATCGCCGAAGCAGTGCTGAGCTATGCTCCCCTTCAGTGCTGGGACAACAGTACTCGAGGCCTTGATTCCGCCAATGCAATCGAGTTTTGCCGCACCCTTCGGATGCAGGCCGACGTCTTTGGCTGCAGTTCTGCAGTGGCCATTTACCAGGCACCACAGGAAGCATATGAT CTCTTCGACAAGGTCATTGTTCTGTATGAGGGCCGTCAGATCTTCTTTGGCAAGTCCCCCGACGCTCAGGCATACTTCGAAGGGCTTGGATTTCAGTGTCCCGAGCAGAAGACCACGGCCGACTTTCTTACTTCGATGACGAGCTTTTCCGAAAGGGTTGTGCGACCCGACTGGGAAGGGCCAACACCACCGCGGAGCCCTGATGAGTTCGCCCGAGCTTGGCAAGACAGCCAGCATCGACAGCGTCTACTGGTCGAGATTGACAAGTTCGAACACGAGTTTCCCTTTGGCGGGGACACCCACAAGCAGTTTTCCGCCACACGGAGAGCCCATCAATCGAAACGACAGAGACCTTCTTCGCCCTACACTTTGTCGTTTCTTCAGCAGATTAATCTGAATCTATGGCGTAGCTTCAAGCTCCTGATCAGCGAGCCGTGGATGACCATCACCATGTTAACAACAAACTTCTTCGAATCCCTGATTATCTCGAGTATCTTCTACAACCTGTCTCCCACGGCATCCAGCATGTACCAGCGGCTTCTCGTCATTTTCTACAGTATCCTGATCAACGCCATGGGCAGCATTCTGGAGATTCTCACCCTTTACGGCAAGCGAAAGATCGTCGAAAAGCATGCCCGATACGCTCTTTACCACCCAAGCGCGGAGGCGGTCGCCGCCATGGTTGTCGATGTTCCGTACAAGCTCCTGAACTCCCTGTTCATCAACGTTCCGATCTACTTCATGGCGAATCTGCGCCGCGAGTCTGCCGggccgttcttcttcttcctcctcattTCCTTCAGCGTCACGCTCTCCATGTCAATGATCTTCCGGTTCCTCGGCTCCGTCACCAAGACGGCGTCGCAGGCGttggcgccctcgaccgTCATCCTGCTGGCTTTGATGCTGTTTAGCGGGTTCGCCATTCCGCAAACATACCTGAAGGACTGGATAGGCTGGATCCGCTGGATAAACCCTGTGTACTACGCACAGGAAAGTCTTGCGCTGAACGAATTTGTTGGTCGCGACTTCAGCTGCTCCGAGTtcgtccccggcggccccgggTACGACACGTCATCCATCCAGCCCAACGAGCGAGTTTGCGACGTTGGAGGAGCGGTTCCGGGCGTCAACTATGTCGACGGTGGAGATCATCTCCGTGTGGTTTACGACTTTGTTGACAGTCATCGCTGGCGCAACTTTGGCATCTTGATTGCCATCACCGTCTTCTTCATGCTCTTCtacctcgtcgccgttgagCTGGTGTCTTCTGAGAGGTCCAAGGGTGAAGTCCTTGTGTTCAGGCGCCGGGCATTGAAAAACGTGAAGAAGGGAtccgacgacaacgaagCGCTTGGCGGCAACCCGCCGCGCCCGGCTGTGCAAAAGGTTGACGATAGCGATAGCCCTGACCTCGCGAAGCAAACGTCCTTCTTCCACTGGAAGGATGTCTGCTACGACGTCCAAGTCAAGGGAGAGACCCGAAGGATTCTCAGCAATGTCGACGGGTGGGTAAAACCGAGGTCCTTGACTGCGCTCATG GGCGTATCAGGAGCTGGCAAGACGAGTCTCCTCGACGTGCTAGCTAGCCGTGTCACAATGGGCGTTGTCAGCGGCGAGatgctcgtcgacggccgtATCCGGGACTCTTCCTTCCAGCGCAAGACCGGATACGTGACGCAACAAGATTTGCATCTCCCCACAGCAACCGTCAGAGAAGCTTTGAGCTTCAGCGCACTCTTGCGTCAGCCTCAAAAGTACAGCCgggaggagaagctggcgTACGTCGATACTGTGATCGACCTTCTCGGCATGCAGGAGTATGCTGAAGCCGTGATTGGAGAACTGGGCGAGGGGCTTAATGTCGAGCAGCGTAAACGCTTGACCATTGGCGTTGAGCTGGTGGCCCGGCCGCAGTTGCTGCTCTTCTTGGACGAACCGACATCAGGCCTCGACAGCCAGACATCGTGGTCAGTTTGCGATTTGATGGAAAAGCTGACCAAGAGCGGTCAAGCCATTCTTTGCACCATTCACcagccatcagcatcgctGTTCCAGAGATTCGATAGGTTGTTGCTGCTTGCGAGAGGAGGTCGGACGGTATACTTTGGCGACATCGGCAAGAACTCGCACGTTCTTCTCGACTATTTCAGCCGGAACGGTGCCCCAGACCTTCAGCCCGGATCAAACCCCGCCGAGCACATGCTCGAGGTCATCGGGGCAGCCCCGAATGCTCACACGGATATCGACTGGCCGACGGTATGGCGAGAGAGCCCGGAGTACCAGGCCGTCCAGAAGGAGCTCAAGAGACTTTCGGAGCAcacggacgagaaggactcgcggacggcgacggaggaCAACGATCAGTCAGCGTACGCAGAGTTTGCCGCGGGTTTCCGGGTCCAAATCCACGAGGTGACAAAGCGGGTTTTCCAGCAGTACTGGCGCAGTCCGTCGTATATCTTGTCGAAATCCATCCTGACCAGCGGTTCG GCGCTCTTTATCGGATTGACGCTCGTAGGAGGAAGCAACACGGAGCGTGGTCTGCGGAACCAGATGTTCGGTGTTTTCATCTTCCTTGCCATGTTCGGCCAGGTGGTGCAGCAGATCATGCCCCTTTTCGTGTCCCAACGCACCATGTACGAAGCTCGCGAGCGTCCCGCCAAGTCGTATTCCTGGAAAGCCTTCTTGGCTGCCAATATCATTGTCGAAATGTTCTGGAACTCG ATCATGGCTGTCTTGTCTTTCCTGTTCTGGTACTACCCCATCAGACTTGACCGGAACGCGGCATGGACAGATGCCGTTCACTCTCGCGCCGCCACTTTGTTCTTGATCTGCTGGGCCTTTTTCCTGTTCTCGAGCACGTTTGCGCATCTCATGATTGCCGGGTTGGGAAGTGCCGAGGTCGCGGGCGGCATCATGAACTTGTTCTTCATCCTGATGTTTGCTTTCTGCGG CGTGCTGGCTGGCCCCAACGAGCTGCCTGGCTTCTGGATCTTCATGTACCGCGTCAATCCCTTCACGTACATCATGGAAGGGTTCCTCACGGTCGGCCTGGCGAATGCACCCGTCACGTGTAGCCCGACGGAGCTGCTCGTGTTCAGCGCCCCAAGCGGCAGCAGCTGCGGCGATTACATGGCCGAGTACATCGGGAACGCAGGCGGGTACCTCATAGATGGCAACGCCAGCGAGTGCCAGTTTTGCGGCATGGCAGACACCAACGCCTTCTTGTCCGGCATGAACATGAGCTTCGAGAATCGGTGGCGTGATTTCGGGTTTGTTTGGGCGTTTTGCGTGTTCAacgtcgccgcggcggcgttTCTGTACTGGGTTGCGCGGGTGCCCAGGAATGATTTCAAGAAGAAGTGA